Below is a genomic region from Dryobates pubescens isolate bDryPub1 chromosome 1, bDryPub1.pri, whole genome shotgun sequence.
AACACCTGATTTATTACTACCTTGCCCATGACCCAATAGCTTCAGAAAAAAGCCCTGTCAGTGAACTGTAACATTCAGAAAATAATTCAACTGCTTTCAAAAATAAATATGCTTTCCCTGAAAGAATAGTTGCAGGGTGATCTTTGCTGCTTTCCTTACAAACTACAAAACTGCTATACTATAAATACTAAGATATAAATGAAAcaagcaacagcaacaaaattaTTTGGACAAGGCTAAAGTTTAAAGAAACTAAACATAAAACAGTCTTCTACAAACAATTCCTGTATTTTAAGGTAACACTGGACTCCCAAGCTGGACAAAGACATGCAAAACTGACCATAGGCTTTGGTGAGCAACCAACCTAGCAAATACTCTCAATTTTCACAGTTTTCAGTTTTCAGAAATTGAACTTTACTGTGAGTACACCTGGAAATAACCAAGCCTGGgactgttcaaagccaggttggatggggccttgaacaacctgatctagtggaaggtgtcccagcccacagtactggggttggaactagaagatctttgaggtgtttCATGGGTTTAGCCAATTGAACCTGCTGATGAGGGCAGATCCCTTCCTACACAAACCACCCCATGATTCTCCTTCAAATACATACTTTTCCTCTAGATACAGGTCAATAAGGACACTGATTGCAGATTTCATTTCCAtactttttttcattctttaagGTATTATTTAGGAGAGAAGTTGTTTCTAATGAGATATCCTTTTTATTCCTTCATTTCCAAACAGCAATTTAGGGCTGGATCATTCTTCCAGGTTTTATGTTAGCACACACAGAACAGAGACACTTCCTCATAACCAAGCTGTGACAGTTCTTCCACCAACACATTCCTTTCAACAAACGTTGGAGGATTATGAACTTAACACCAGAAAAAGTGGAAAGTAAGTCTCTTAGTCTACACAGATCAGACTTTAtgcttcagctctgctcctcctgtcaCAAAGAGCATACCCATGTACACCTCGGAAACAGAAATAGGGACATAAGGCCCAGCGCTACCCGTGCGACAAAAGCAGGACACGGGTGACAGCCACCAGGTatcctgtgtgctgctgaggttTCCTCATCTTTCTGTCAGTGTTATCCCCACCTCGCCTGTCAGAATGGAACGAGAAGTATCACAGGGGTTTCAGGAGGTGCTTTGGACAGGGAGGGCCAGTTAAAACCCCAAGAGCGTAACCCCCCGCGCTCCGGGTTAAGGAAGAGACCCgagtggggtggaaaagggcgAGGAGAAGAAGGGGCCGGCACGGCCAGCCCCGCTGCACGGGCCGGGGGAGAGGCCGCGAAGAAAGGCGGCTCAGCCCGCCTGCATGGGTCCAGAGTCCCGGCGAGGGCCGCCCGCCCTCCACGCTTACCGTCACCGTAGTCGGGGATGACGGCGTCGGGCCAGGGGGTCTCCTCGGCCTGGATGTCCAGCACCCGGTCGATGGACTTCTGGGCCTGCGACAGCGCCTGCTTGGCAAAGCTGGACAGCTGCGAGGCGTTGAACCAGCTCATCCTCCGCGCTGCCCGGTCCCGCGCGGAGGCGGCGGCACCGGGCCACAAGCAGAGAGACGGACGGGGAACAACCCCCTCTCAGAGCACGCTCCCCGGCCGCAGCGGGGCCGGCGGCCTCGGGTCCGGCTGCGTTCGGCGGGGAGGTGAGGGAGGGAAACGAAAGGCGGTCCTAAGCCTGCGCGCCGCCGGCCTCCACGTCGCAAACAAGCCCGTGCGCAGCCGCGCGCCGGGCCCCACACACGTCACAGGCCGTGGGAAAAGGCCTTCCGCCTCGGTACAGGGCATGGCGGCGGCGCCCACCCGCTTCCGCCCGCTGGCTTTCGTGGCGGGGAGTGCGCACCCACTTCCGCCTCAGTACCCGTCATGGATcgagagaatggttggagttggaagggacctcgaaggtcatccagcccagtcagtggggacatcctccactagatcaagaTGCTcggagccttgtcaagcctcaccttgcatatctccagggaaggggtttCAACTACTTCCCCAGGGAACCTGTTCCACCTTTCtaccaccctcacggtgaagaacttgttcccaacatccaacctaaatctgctcttctctgattttacaccattgcccctcatcctatcactgcagaccttCAGAAACAATCCCTCGTGAGCCTTCTCACAGTCCCCcaccttcaggtagtggaaggctgctttcAGGTCTCCGACCAAAGCAGCCAAAAGATGCCTTACATTTTTTTAATCAAGGTTAtaagtcctctgggatgtccaCTAATAAGCCACAAACTACAATGTCTTTaagatttttttattaataaataCCTTAAGAGCACCAATGATACTTGAACATAAATCCTGCAATACcgtgcaccagcagctccttggggaCTGCAAGTGGACCTGTCCGGATTTTCATGTAGAGTTGGTTTTGTCCTTGTGTGTTTGCTTGTAAACAAAGTAATCTCTTCCATATTTAACATCTTTCATAAAACTGAACAAATCAATATCAAATAACAGGAAAATGCTCATTTTACTCTTTTGGTTTTAAAGGTGACTCATCAATGTATAGGAGTGATACAATTTAAACCCAGTTCACTGTGGTTCCTTTTCAAGGATCATCTTTTTGCACAACTGTACGCACATGTGCTGACAGCAAGGCTTTTTTGGCCACCTTCAAGTTTCCACGTGTCTGAAAGTATTTTAGCATTAACATTTTGATaactggaggggggaaaaaaagggtatTCTTATACATCAGAGTTCTGTATATTAATAAGCATTTATACAAATATAATCCACCAAATATTGGCTTCTACGTACAATTCTCAAGTACAGTGATTCAATTGGATTACCTAACCTTGAACGAAGCTAGAACTAACATGAACGTTTCAGGTTGCTTGAACACACACAGAGTATGCTTGTTTCAcgaggtgggtacaggtttctcTCCCTGTGTATGCAGTGTACTCATGAATAAGTTAAGTGATGAAGTGAAGCTTGAACAACACAGTCTGTGGGGTCGTAATGTCAGCAACTGCAAGTTCCTGGCCATCCACAAGCCCCAGTTCTGAAACGGAAAGAAAAGTGTTAAGTACAGCAAAAccttgtggtttctttttttatttaaaaaaaaagagaaaagttatGAATGCCATTCCCATAAACCATGAAACACAATAGAAGAAAGCTGCAAAGAGTTCACCAGTTAAACTAGCATTCATCTCAACGCAAGCCAGCAGCacgctcatgcagcccagaaggcgaGTCGTATCCTAGGCTGTATCAAGAGGAGTGCAGCCAGCAGTACAAGAGAGGGGACCctgctactctgctcttgtgaggccCCACCTCcaatactatgtccagttctggtgtgacacagagcagctggagcacgtccagagggccacaaagatgagccaggggctggaacacctctgctctgaggacaggctgagggagctggagttgttcagcctagagaagactccaggagtACCTttctagctgccttccaatagctgaaggaaacctacaggaaggctggagagggacttttcataaggataAGAAGGAacagttttaagctgagggaaagtaggtttagattggatcctacaggaagttcttcagtgcaaggGTGGTAGGACTCTGGAATAGCCTGCCcgggaaggttgtggatgccttctctctggggctgtttgaagccaggttgaatgaggccttgagcagcagagTATAGctgagaggtgcccctgcccatggcagggagattggagtacatgatcttgaaggtcccttccaacctgagccattccatgatctGATTCAACCAGGAGAAACTAAAAGACCTTGTGAAGAAATAGCTAAAGTATTACTGAAGTACATTTAACTTACATCAGTTGTCAGCTCAATTTGTTGCAGCATTTTTCTCTGTAACTTAAATGTTAATCTACTTCACACTTAAGCTCAAAGCTCATCTCTGAGCACCCTGAGAAAACTATACTGCATGTGAAAGGATAAGGAAGCACATTCTATTGCATGGTGCAAAACAAAGCTAAACTTGCCATACAGAGGAATGGAACCAATTTGACTTTCTCTTTAGAGCAGTATCCTGAAAAACTACAAACAACAAATGCACGATACCTCTTAGTGTCTTGGAAAGATTTGGCCTTGTTCGCTCTTCAATTGAAGCTACTGTCTGTGAAAAACAAAGATGAAAACAAAAGCCTAACATATCCTTTCAAATGCAGGAAAGTAAATTTAAACAAATTAAGATTAAAGACAATTACAGATGTTCATTCAGATTACCTGTAAATAAAGTGTTCTATTTCTCCCATACATAGTTGCTGTGATTGCAGGAGATTTCATTTGCCTAGATGTAAAACATTTCAAAAAAAGAACATACAATGAGGTAAAAATACACTTAGAAATTACCTTTTTTTAATATACATTAAACTACCAAAAATTATCAAGTCAGTCAGAACAGCTGCACACTTACAATGAAGCATCATTTGTCAAGTAATCCAAGATCTCCTGCAATTTAGCTGATGGGGAAATCTCTATGTTTTGGggaagctggctgcaggctggacaGTTTTCCTACAACAAAGTAGCAGAATAATCCATGTTACATTAAATATGATTTCTAAAAATGCTGCTAATAAGGCCTCCAAAACTATTTGTgtgattgtggagtctcttttaAGCTTTTTGCTCTAGAAGTATTAATACTGTGGCAAACATTAATGACAAAACCCAAATTCTCATTAAAGCTGTCGCTGTCCAATGGGCTCCCAAACAGCACCTGAAGTATTTGTGAACTACCAATTCTATCTGATGTAAAAATACTACAGACTTTCAAATCAATAGTTGTCATAGCCTTTTTAAGAAGATTTGCTTATGAATCTCAAGATTGTATGTTTTGTAAACCACGTTTCCTGTGTTACAGGGGCAATCTTCAGGATTCACTCTGAAAAAAGGCAAGAcctgttttcttctgcagtaGCATAGCAGAGGCAGTTGAGATACCAATGTTAAAACAGCAGCCACCACCCAAACAGCTGTCTGAAGAAGTGCCCTTATGTTAGAAGCTACTTTTCTAAGTATTAACAAACTTGCCTAAATGGGGAAAAATTAAAGATGTcattggctggagggccgagcccagagagtggtggtgaatggtgccacatccagctggcagccagtcaccagtggtgtgccccagggatcagtactgggccccatgctctttaacatctttattgatgatctggacgagggcatagagtccatcatcagtaaatttgctgacgacaccaagctgggggcaggagttgatctgctggagggtagagaggctctgcagagggacctcgacaggctgggcagatgggcagagtccaacggcataagatttaacacatccaagtgccgggttctgcacattggccacagcaaccccatgcagagctacaggctggggtcagagtggctggagagcagtcaggctgagagggacctgggggtgctagtcaacggtagactgaacatgagcctgcagtgtgcccagctaagagggccaatggcatcctggcctgcatcaggaacagtgtggccagcaggagcagggaggtcattctgcccctgtacactgcactggttaggccgcacctcgagtactgtgtccagttctgggcccctcagtttaggaaggatgttgacttgctggaacgagtccagagaagagcaacaaagttggtgaggggtttggaacataagccctacgaggagaggctgagggagctggggttgcttagcctggagaagaggagactcaggggtgaccttattactctctacaactacctgaagggaggttgtagacagacggatgttggtctcttctcccaggcaagcagtaccagaacaagaggacacagtctcaggctgcgccaggggaggttcaggctggatgttagaaaaaagttctatacagaaagagtgattgcccattggaatgggctgcctggggaggtggtggagtcgccatcactggaggtttttaggagaagacttgacggggtgcttggtgccgtgggttagttgtttgggcggtgttggattggttgatgggttggacgcgatgatcttgaaggtctcttccaacctggtttattctatgtattctatgtacataTACTACACAATAGGTTTTGATAAACTGAGGGGTAGGAGAAAAGGTTTTGTTACCAAGACATCAAATAAAAACATCTGTTGATCTGAAGGTAAACAGTCCTGTTGCTCCACATGAACAGATCACCACTGTCATCACTACTAGACTCCAAAACCACAGAAggtgaaaaaaaagtaatcattATCCTACACCCTAAAAGAAATACCCTGAAGACATCTCAGACTAGTAGCATTGTTGTTTATGCTTTTAAACCTCCAGAGAGAATATctttcagtgctgggtgccAAGAGATTTAATATCAGGTTGCAGAAATACATACAAACTGCATAAGTTCAAtacaaatcatggaatcaaatcTTCAGTGCCACTAACCTTTCTTTCAGCCTCAAACGTGTATGTGTACAATCCATCCACATCATTAAACACCAAGTAGTTGTTAAGAGGCATGTATGAACTGGAATGACAAACATGGTAAGTGTTAATACATGGCATTGTGTTCAAAGTCATGTATGTTATCAATGAGAAATTAAATACCTTGTGGCTATTTTAAAAACTTCAGTGGCACAAACAGCtggaatgaggaaaaaaaatagtttcagTTTCTTCACTTTCCACCTCTGTCTCAGAACATGCAGACATTAGTGCACAGttgtgacaaaaaaaaccccacccaacccattGAGTATAACAATTTGTAATAGCTAAGATAAACACCTGAAGGTAGCTGGTAGTTCTATGTATCAATAGCATAGTTCCAGCACTAATCTGAGACTATGTTAAGCTTCTATACTGTATTTTCCAGTATTATTTTTTCCACAGCCATACACGAGCTTAAAATTTATACAATCTATGGTAAGGAGAAATGAGACTGTAAGAACAAATCAGAGTCATCTAAACATTACTACTACCCTCCCCAAGTTCTCAATTCCAAAATGCTGCCTTACAACTCTAAAGTCTGCAACACAGAAAGTGAAATGAGTTCTGTTAACATACCTGCAATTACTGCATTTGTAGAAGCTACTGCTGGAATAATTCGTTTAACCACCCCTGTGAACACAAAACATAGAGCTTTGTCTTTTCCAAGCACTGTACTGAGGGAAGACTTTTAGCCATCATAATTACAGAAGGGTGTACCCAAAGGTACTTTAAACTTTCCAGGAATTTCTGTAATAAGGTGGAATGCCAGGCCGCTCACCTACTCTGGCATTTTTGTATTTTAGGAATGGATCAAGCATGTTGAGAAAATAAAAGGTACTACACAAAGAGAGGCAGTAAGCAaattccaaaaaaaaaagaaagtattttgtATCTGGCTCTGAAAATTAAAACTCAGTGCTATTCCTGTTTAACTGTAAAAATGCATAATGGAAAGACATTTGCTTCTAGTATTCCTTCTGCATGAAAAGaaggaagggccacgaggatgatcagagggctagagcacctctcctataaggacagactgaaagagttggggctgttcagtctggagaagagaaggctctgaggtgacctaattgtggccttccagtatctgaagggggcctacaagaaggctggggagggacttctcaggatatcaggtagtgatagggctagggggaatggaatgaagctggaggtggggagattcaggctggacatgaggaggaagttcttcaccatgagtggtgaagccctggaatgggttgcccagggagatggttgaggccccgtccctggaggtgtttaagaccaggctggatgaggctctggccagcctgatctagtgtggggtgtccctgcccatggcagggggattggaactagatgatccttgtggtccctttcagccctgactgatactatgaacagGCTTGCCCTAAGTGTACTAACACCTTCATTCAACTCTTCTTACAGAGCCCATCCAGTCACACAGCACAGGACACGGATACAAAGCAAGGCTTCCTATGCATACAAGTTTGTAtatcaggaacagggaagttCACGCTTTTTTCAGGCCTGCCAAAAAAATGCTACTAGAGAAGCCAATACAAAGTGATGCAACAAAAAAGACTGTAGTATGCTAGGTGGGATCTGAGGAAGATACACAAGGATTCAGGTCACTCTTTTTTAACAGAAAGGCACACAGGTTCAAGTGCAGCATTTCAAATGTATTCGGAGTACTGTAAGTCAATAAATGGAAGTTACCACAAATTCTGGAGCTTCTGTATGAGATTCTCCACTCCTTTTCTATTTGATTAGCATTTAGAACACTTATTTAATGAGTTAcatccttctgcccctgtattctaTGTGAACAGAGGCACATGCAGCAGTAAAGACAAGATGCTATAGTCTGAAGCAGCTTAAACTGACATAAAGCGTTGCTGTTGCAACATTCTTTTGTCACATTCTTTTGTTCCTGCTTTTTGAACCCAGCAAAAGTGGTCACTGTGTAATGTAAACTGAAGCTGCCCCAGGTTAAAAATAAGATGGCAAAAAAATGTTCAGTTTTGTCCCAGGCAAGTTCCTCTGATTCATGATGAATGCCTGAACATCTGACTAATCATAAAAATATTTGTGCTGGCACAGGAAACAAGTTGCTTGCTCCTGTTTGAAGATGCTAAAGGAGAAAAGAACCATTTatttctcagcagagctgccacctcAGTCATATCAAAAACCAAACAATGCCAATCCAGCCTAACTGCAAATGCCATAAAGTCAGTGAAATGCCATACCCTTACCTTGTGTGAGTCTGTAAGTAACACCCTTAATATTAAATTGTGATGCTCTTTCTAAAGACTTCTGGTAAATCCACTGTATGTGTTCAGGGTCATCTCCATCCAATGCAACACCCTCTACAGCAAAGTTAAGAATTTACAGTTAAGTTGCAATTTTAAGAGTTCTTCAGAAACACTTCTCAAAGAAAtccttttgttttaatttaggTTAATACTAACAATCCATTAAGCTATTAAAATTTGACAATTTAATTAAAGCATCATTTTGACAAACATCATTAAGTTCCAACACGTTCTGTACACAAACTATCTGAACTTCACAGATCTATGGTGCTGTTAAAGGCTGTATTTTGAGTCGGGGAAAACACTGAGCAGTATGAGACAGTCAAACACATTAACAAACATGGAACTGGAGAGggagtccaagaaaatccatcaccagcccagaggaggctgatTCAGTATGGCAATGAGTCACTTAAGCTTAGACTAGactattatagaatagaatagaccagactattatagaatagaccagaccaggttggaagctCTATTTTATTAGAAGTAGCTGTGAATACCTAAGTGAAAACAAATTAATTACAAGAAGAAATGTCAGTTTAGCATCAGTCTGATTACCTCCAAAAGGCTGGTCCTTTGGCCACTGCAGTATCCTGACATACTCAATACAATGCTCTGGCAGTCTGGGCATAGATGCAATAGTACACATGGGAAAATTGACCTGGTGTAGGCaggggaacaaaaccagaagaaagcatttaaaacaTTATGTACAGCAGTAGGGAAGGAAACAAGCAAAGTGGAGGAattggaaaaaaaggggaaaaaaaaggaaataccaCTGGTTGCAATTACCTGTGGTGGATACAGCTCAAGTGTGCATTCCACACATGCTGTCATACCAGGAATGATCACACGAACGTTCCCTTTAAATCCTTCTGTCCCTCCATCTATTAAAGGTATGATGgagtctgtgtccagttcacCATTTTTATAATGTAAAAATGACATCTAACAAATACAGGAGGGGTTTTGttaggttgattttttttttgaaagaaagTATAAGGAAAAAGAATTCTGAAGACTTTATTCTCAATGGTACACCACGAGGTTGAATGTTTCATGTACATCTTGCTTTAAGGGTAGATAGCATACAAAATACTACTTGTTTGTCAGTGCACAGGACTTCTGCTACCAAACCacacctccacctcccccttcccttaACCCCttgcctcctccttcccttacCCCCTT
It encodes:
- the UBA3 gene encoding NEDD8-activating enzyme E1 catalytic subunit isoform X3 is translated as MAVDGGCGVTGDWEGRWNHVKKFLERSGPFTHPEFEPGTQGFEFLLSTCKVLVIGAGGLGCELLKNLALSGFRQIHVIDMDTIDVSNLNRQFLFRPKDVGRPKAEVAAEFLNSRIPNCTVVPYFKKIQDMDESFYRQFHIIVCGLDSIIARRWINGMLMSFLHYKNGELDTDSIIPLIDGGTEGFKGNVRVIIPGMTACVECTLELYPPQVNFPMCTIASMPRLPEHCIEYVRILQWPKDQPFGEGVALDGDDPEHIQWIYQKSLERASQFNIKGVTYRLTQGVVKRIIPAVASTNAVIAAVCATEVFKIATSSYMPLNNYLVFNDVDGLYTYTFEAERKENCPACSQLPQNIEISPSAKLQEILDYLTNDASLQMKSPAITATMYGRNRTLYLQTVASIEERTRPNLSKTLRELGLVDGQELAVADITTPQTVLFKLHFIT
- the UBA3 gene encoding NEDD8-activating enzyme E1 catalytic subunit isoform X2, with amino-acid sequence MADGEEPMAVDGGCGVTGDWEGRWNHVKKFLERSGPFTHPEFEPGTQGFEFLLSTCKVLVIGAGGLGCELLKNLALSGFRQIHVIDMDTIDVSNLNRQFLFRPKDVGRPKAEVAAEFLNSRIPNCTVVPYFKKIQDMDESFYRQFHIIVCGLDSIIARRWINGMLMSFLHYKNGELDTDSIIPLIDGGTEGFKGNVRVIIPGMTACVECTLELYPPQVNFPMCTIASMPRLPEHCIEYVRILQWPKDQPFGEGVALDGDDPEHIQWIYQKSLERASQFNIKGVTYRLTQGVVKRIIPAVASTNAVIAAVCATEVFKIATSSYMPLNNYLVFNDVDGLYTYTFEAERKENCPACSQLPQNIEISPSAKLQEILDYLTNDASLQMKSPAITATMYGRNRTLYLQTVASIEERTRPNLSKTLRELGLVDGQELAVADITTPQTVLFKLHFIT
- the UBA3 gene encoding NEDD8-activating enzyme E1 catalytic subunit isoform X1, with amino-acid sequence MADGEEPEKKRRRLEELLADGMAVDGGCGVTGDWEGRWNHVKKFLERSGPFTHPEFEPGTQGFEFLLSTCKVLVIGAGGLGCELLKNLALSGFRQIHVIDMDTIDVSNLNRQFLFRPKDVGRPKAEVAAEFLNSRIPNCTVVPYFKKIQDMDESFYRQFHIIVCGLDSIIARRWINGMLMSFLHYKNGELDTDSIIPLIDGGTEGFKGNVRVIIPGMTACVECTLELYPPQVNFPMCTIASMPRLPEHCIEYVRILQWPKDQPFGEGVALDGDDPEHIQWIYQKSLERASQFNIKGVTYRLTQGVVKRIIPAVASTNAVIAAVCATEVFKIATSSYMPLNNYLVFNDVDGLYTYTFEAERKENCPACSQLPQNIEISPSAKLQEILDYLTNDASLQMKSPAITATMYGRNRTLYLQTVASIEERTRPNLSKTLRELGLVDGQELAVADITTPQTVLFKLHFIT